CAGGACCTGTCTGTCATGCGTTTCGCCCCCCCAGCGATGTTGACCGGACCCTGCAATACCCGAAATAGCTCAACACCCGCGCCATTTTATCTCCTGCACAGCAGCGCGTCGACCTGATCGCTGCGCCTCGCGCAACAGCATGCGTCAATGGCGCAGCCGATGTGAGAGCGAGAGAAAAGCTCAAGCTTACGCTTTGATTGCGCGCGACGGTCGATTTGCTAATCTCCAACAACAGGGGCGGCGGACGGCCTGCGCGCGGACTCTCTCCCTCCCTCGAAACCGCAGGGGCTTGCATGATTTCGGCGAGAGCGTTCCGTCGTCCATTCCAGATTTTCCGGGTGGTCGTCGTCGGCCTTCTGCTCATGTGCGCCGGCGTCGGGGCGGGCGATGCGCTGGCGCAGTCCATGTCGGCTCCCGCAGCCGCGCCGGATTATGCGACGGAGATTCAGCCGATTTTCAATCGCCGCTGCATCGCCTGTCACGGCTGTCTCGGCTCGCCCTGCAATGTGAAGCTCGACTCCTATCGCGGCGCGGATCGCGGCGGCTTCGGCGTCAATCCCTACAGCAGTCACGTCGACGCCAGCCCGCGTGTCGGCATGGATGTGGTTCAGACGACAAAAGAGTGGCGACAGCGGGGTTTCTACCCCGTCATCGATCACGACGGGACCTCCGCCAGCCGCCTCGACAGATCGCTGCTCTACAAAATGGTTGCGGCCGGATCCGCGCATAATCAGCCGGGCTTTTCGCGCGCGGCGGTCATGCCGCTCTATGCGAAGCGCTACAACCACCAGTGTCCGGCGACTCCCGAGGCGCTGAATGCGTATCTGCAATCGACGCCCGCCGCCGGAATGCCTTTCGGCCTGCCGGCCATCGCCAGCGCCGAACTCGAAAAACTTGCGGCCTGGGTTGCGAATGGTTCGCCGGGCCCCACGCCGGAAGCGCTGGCACAGTCGGGCGCCGTCAGCGACAAGGCGGCGGTCGCCGAATGGGAGACGTTCCTGAACGATCCCGATCCGCGCAATCGGCTGGTCGCCCGCTTCATTTTCGATCACGTCTATCAGGCGAGCATCGTGCTGGAGGAAAGCGCCGGAGACTTCTTTCGCCTCGTGCGGTCCAAGACCCCGCCGAGCCGCATGGCGACGGACGCCGCCGGCCCGGCGACGGTCGATCAGCCGGTCGAGGTCATCGATGCGCCGCTGCCCTATGACGATCCATACAAATACGCCGGCGTCGATCGGTTCTGGTATCGCCTCCAGAAGGTCACGACTCCCAGAGTTCAGAAAAACCATTTCGTCTGGCGCCTGAACAAGGGATCGCTCGCGCATCTCAAGGAGCTCTTCCTCGCACGCGCGTGGGATCTGACACAGGACATGAAACCGCCCTGGGGCGTGGGAAATCCGTTCCAGATCTATCGCGCCATTCCTGCCGAGGCGCGCTCCCTGTTCCTGCTCGAGAATGCCGAGGTCATCGTCGGCGGGATTACCTATGGCCCGGTCTGTCTTGGACAGACGGCGACCTATGCCGTGAAGGATCACTTCTGGGTCTATTTCCTCGATCCGCGCTTCGACCCCTCGGTGCAGGACCCGAAACTCGGACTGGAGACCTGGTCCGCGATGATGGATCGCTTTCCGATCGGCAACGCCGAATATGCGGAGGCCTATGCGAAGGCCCAGAAAAAACTTACTCCCGAAGGGCTGACCGTCGACGCGATCTGGAACGGCGGCGGCACGAATCCGAACGCCTGGTTGACCGTCTTGCGACATGAAACCAACGTCTCGGTGATGAAAGGCCGGCAGGGCGGCGTTCCCCTCAGCCAGTGGCTGGTCAGCTATAGCGGGCTGGAGCGTCTCTATTACGATACGGTCGCCAGCTACAAATATTGGGAGGGCGATCTCGGCAAGCTGGAGACGCTGGTGTTCTTCAATTTCCTTCGGCAGGAGATGGAGGATAATTTCCTGCTCCTGCTGCCGGAGAAAGAACGCGCGCCGATCCGCCAGCAGTGGTCGCAGGGTGTTTTCGGCGCGATCGGACGCTTCGTGGTGCCCTTTGCCGATCGCAGTCTGCCAGGCGGCGTCTCGGGGCAGCGTGGCCCGCTGCTCGACGCGATCGCGCGCATTCAGGCGCATATGGGCCCGGC
The DNA window shown above is from Methylocystis echinoides and carries:
- a CDS encoding fatty acid cis/trans isomerase produces the protein MISARAFRRPFQIFRVVVVGLLLMCAGVGAGDALAQSMSAPAAAPDYATEIQPIFNRRCIACHGCLGSPCNVKLDSYRGADRGGFGVNPYSSHVDASPRVGMDVVQTTKEWRQRGFYPVIDHDGTSASRLDRSLLYKMVAAGSAHNQPGFSRAAVMPLYAKRYNHQCPATPEALNAYLQSTPAAGMPFGLPAIASAELEKLAAWVANGSPGPTPEALAQSGAVSDKAAVAEWETFLNDPDPRNRLVARFIFDHVYQASIVLEESAGDFFRLVRSKTPPSRMATDAAGPATVDQPVEVIDAPLPYDDPYKYAGVDRFWYRLQKVTTPRVQKNHFVWRLNKGSLAHLKELFLARAWDLTQDMKPPWGVGNPFQIYRAIPAEARSLFLLENAEVIVGGITYGPVCLGQTATYAVKDHFWVYFLDPRFDPSVQDPKLGLETWSAMMDRFPIGNAEYAEAYAKAQKKLTPEGLTVDAIWNGGGTNPNAWLTVLRHETNVSVMKGRQGGVPLSQWLVSYSGLERLYYDTVASYKYWEGDLGKLETLVFFNFLRQEMEDNFLLLLPEKERAPIRQQWSQGVFGAIGRFVVPFADRSLPGGVSGQRGPLLDAIARIQAHMGPAVSGPADPLNPIVKPKISLDSRMSGYGRWVKAVSLLTDTTAYKFPRFLPSVVLLRLNHGRESRVYSLVVNRVYKTQFDLFFQNGEALPDEYTMSVYPTIVGGFPNLFLEMDLAQAPAFLKELRSVASLDAWNALRNRYGVLRNSARFWPTLDWFNAWNFQRRGEAAGHLDLSYYDLLDTVY